One window from the genome of Gimesia aquarii encodes:
- a CDS encoding PIG-L family deacetylase, with product MKVELPEPLDVIAVGAHPDDVEIACGGTLAKLVLQGYRVGIVDLTDGEPTPLSTGPEARLKEAEKAAEILGVHIRETLELTNRRLFDNFENRVALATLFRKYRPQVVLGLAGKTPMASPDHWQAMQITDAAVFYSRLTKWNEHFSETEPHTIKKQVWYPLGFGSLNYPEGSGHFVVDISETLQQKLDSIRAYQSQFPPEKERIFRLVESQNTLLGTSAGFEAGELFICSTTLGVRDLVQTICP from the coding sequence ATGAAGGTAGAGCTCCCGGAACCACTTGACGTAATCGCCGTTGGTGCACACCCTGATGACGTTGAGATCGCCTGCGGCGGCACATTGGCAAAGCTTGTCCTGCAAGGTTATCGTGTCGGAATTGTTGACCTTACTGATGGTGAACCAACGCCCTTAAGCACAGGGCCTGAAGCCAGACTGAAAGAAGCAGAAAAGGCTGCGGAAATTCTAGGAGTTCATATACGCGAAACATTGGAATTGACCAATCGACGGCTTTTCGACAACTTTGAAAACCGCGTAGCCTTAGCAACTCTTTTTCGAAAATATCGTCCACAAGTAGTCTTGGGATTAGCAGGAAAAACGCCGATGGCCTCTCCGGATCATTGGCAAGCCATGCAGATTACCGATGCAGCCGTTTTTTATTCTCGTTTGACAAAGTGGAACGAACATTTTAGCGAAACAGAACCCCACACAATTAAAAAACAAGTTTGGTACCCCTTAGGATTTGGTTCATTGAATTATCCAGAAGGAAGTGGTCACTTTGTCGTAGATATTTCAGAAACACTGCAACAAAAACTGGATTCGATTCGTGCCTATCAATCCCAATTTCCTCCAGAAAAAGAACGCATATTTCGTCTCGTTGAAAGCCAGAACACTCTGTTAGGAACCAGTGCCGGATTTGAAGCAGGAGAACTATTTATCTGCTCAACAACACTGGGCGTACGAGACCTTGTCCAGACTATTTGCCCCTAA
- a CDS encoding PP2C family protein-serine/threonine phosphatase: MVGIRYGTVSITGNFRENNEDNYYIDPLNKYFLVADGMGGQSAGEKASQLAVELIPEKLNEFIDFENDNAENVIQSIDDAVSHANTEIMALGEVDPNCRSMGTTIVFVIQVNEKFFIGGVGDSRVYLLRNNTLHQLTTDHSLTQALVDAGTITEEEAQTHRYKNVLYRYLGTKDGSAGTQARQLDPLPQDRIILCTDGVTDGLPDKSLQELLRKSDEPQATAEEIVKAAQEGGSKDNITCIVLFTD; the protein is encoded by the coding sequence ATGGTTGGAATTCGTTACGGCACTGTCAGCATTACCGGAAATTTCCGCGAAAATAATGAAGACAATTATTACATTGATCCACTCAATAAGTACTTTCTGGTTGCAGATGGTATGGGAGGACAGAGTGCAGGCGAAAAGGCTAGCCAATTAGCGGTTGAATTGATTCCAGAAAAATTGAATGAATTTATTGATTTTGAGAATGATAATGCAGAAAACGTGATCCAATCTATTGATGATGCAGTCTCTCATGCGAACACAGAAATTATGGCACTTGGAGAAGTGGACCCCAATTGTCGGAGTATGGGAACAACAATCGTCTTTGTGATTCAGGTCAATGAAAAATTTTTTATTGGAGGCGTTGGCGATAGTCGTGTTTATCTATTAAGAAATAATACACTGCATCAGTTAACTACAGATCATTCTCTGACGCAAGCTTTAGTCGATGCGGGGACCATTACAGAAGAAGAAGCACAAACTCATCGATACAAAAATGTGCTCTATCGATATTTAGGCACAAAAGATGGAAGTGCTGGCACGCAAGCGCGACAGTTAGATCCTTTACCGCAGGATCGCATAATACTCTGCACAGACGGAGTTACCGATGGCCTTCCGGATAAAAGCCTGCAAGAGCTACTGAGAAAGTCAGATGAACCGCAGGCTACAGCGGAAGAAATTGTGAAAGCGGCACAAGAAGGAGGATCAAAAGATAATATAACCTGCATCGTTTTATTTACTGATTAA
- the aroH gene encoding chorismate mutase, protein MSVRGIRGATTVTQDNSVEVLSATRVLLEQLLTANQIDNYEDIVSVFFTTTPDLTSVFPAEAARELGMKSVPLICASEIAVKGAMPRCIRVMLHVNTSQKQSEVVHVYLNEAQKLRPDVASAQ, encoded by the coding sequence ATGTCGGTACGTGGAATTCGTGGTGCAACGACGGTAACTCAGGATAACTCTGTGGAGGTATTGTCCGCAACTCGTGTGTTACTTGAGCAACTTCTTACAGCAAATCAAATCGATAACTATGAAGATATCGTATCCGTTTTTTTTACGACAACGCCAGATTTAACCTCAGTATTTCCGGCTGAAGCAGCACGCGAATTGGGTATGAAATCAGTTCCCTTGATTTGTGCTTCTGAAATTGCTGTAAAAGGGGCAATGCCTCGATGTATCCGTGTCATGCTTCACGTGAATACCAGTCAAAAGCAATCAGAGGTCGTTCACGTCTATTTAAACGAAGCACAAAAACTTCGTCCTGATGTTGCATCCGCACAATGA
- the lpxD gene encoding UDP-3-O-(3-hydroxymyristoyl)glucosamine N-acyltransferase — translation MSTTVEWIAQALGCPARGNQRLEIHGAESVLKAGPHDITFVGDELNLKRLQSSNAGAVIVEKRLDESFQKIYDEATFASLTVVDAQAAFIQIIQKLRPPRSLPKIGISSEAEISDEAKIGENCDIYPQVTIRPGVQIGKNCRIYPGVYIGDDCIIGDDVTIHANAVLYPDVKIANRVLIHATAVLGCDGFGYRFENGRYLKIPHLGSVQIEEDVEIGAGTTIDRGMIGATVIGEGSKVDNQVMIAHNCEIGKHNAFASQVGFAGSITTGDYVRCAGQVGIADHVHIGDQATLGARAGVHRDIPSGEIHIGTPAAPEKEQRKIVMSIRKVPEMRKQIRDLEKHIQTLNQRFEELKNESSAA, via the coding sequence ATGTCGACGACTGTTGAGTGGATTGCTCAAGCGCTAGGCTGCCCAGCGAGGGGAAATCAGAGGCTGGAAATACATGGCGCAGAATCTGTACTAAAAGCAGGGCCACATGACATAACCTTCGTCGGCGATGAACTGAACTTAAAGCGACTACAATCAAGTAACGCTGGAGCGGTAATCGTTGAGAAACGGTTGGACGAATCATTTCAAAAGATATACGATGAAGCAACATTTGCCTCTCTAACAGTAGTCGACGCACAGGCTGCATTTATTCAAATTATCCAGAAACTTCGTCCTCCACGTTCATTGCCTAAAATTGGTATTTCATCCGAAGCAGAAATTAGCGATGAAGCAAAAATTGGGGAGAACTGCGATATTTATCCTCAGGTCACAATTCGTCCTGGAGTTCAAATCGGTAAGAACTGTAGAATTTATCCCGGAGTTTACATAGGTGATGATTGTATCATTGGAGACGATGTCACGATTCATGCAAACGCCGTTTTATACCCCGATGTGAAAATAGCAAATCGTGTCCTCATACATGCGACTGCCGTTCTGGGGTGCGATGGTTTTGGCTATCGATTTGAAAATGGACGTTATCTCAAAATTCCTCACTTAGGAAGTGTGCAGATTGAAGAAGATGTTGAAATTGGAGCAGGAACGACGATTGACCGCGGTATGATCGGAGCCACTGTCATTGGAGAAGGATCAAAAGTCGATAATCAGGTCATGATTGCTCACAACTGTGAGATTGGCAAACACAACGCGTTTGCTTCACAGGTTGGATTCGCGGGTTCCATTACAACCGGAGACTACGTTCGCTGTGCCGGCCAAGTTGGAATCGCAGATCATGTTCACATTGGAGATCAAGCGACTTTAGGAGCACGCGCTGGTGTTCATCGTGATATTCCTTCTGGAGAAATTCATATTGGGACTCCAGCGGCTCCTGAAAAAGAACAGCGTAAGATCGTAATGTCCATTCGAAAAGTTCCGGAAATGAGAAAACAAATTCGTGATCTGGAAAAACACATTCAAACACTGAATCAACGCTTTGAAGAATTAAAAAATGAATCCTCTGCAGCATAA
- a CDS encoding LpxI family protein: MNELQSKNTTPLKQIGLLAGAGRFPIVFAEQARKQGYSVCCLGIFGMASEELTDVCDTFHWIPLARIGRAIKLFHHEKVKRIVMAGKIEKTVLFSPFRIFKLLPDLRTLHMWYRYAKKDRKDDTLLLAVIKEFERDNLYFESALDYCPELLVKHGFLTKRRPSPSQWEDIKMGWDIAKQMGQLDIGQSIVINDKAVIAVEAIEGTDRAIQRAGELCKRGGFSVVKVAKPQQDRRFDVPTVGIKTLQTMHEAGGRVLAIESKQTIMIDQQEVADLADKLGISIVSLNEEELTLQLAS, translated from the coding sequence ATGAATGAACTGCAATCTAAGAACACAACACCGCTGAAACAAATTGGGCTTTTGGCCGGAGCAGGCCGATTCCCAATCGTGTTTGCTGAGCAAGCACGTAAACAAGGATATTCCGTTTGTTGCCTTGGTATCTTTGGTATGGCCAGTGAAGAGTTAACAGATGTCTGCGACACGTTCCACTGGATTCCTTTGGCACGCATCGGCCGAGCAATCAAGCTATTTCATCATGAAAAAGTAAAGCGAATTGTGATGGCTGGGAAGATTGAAAAAACAGTATTATTCAGTCCGTTTCGAATTTTTAAATTACTACCGGATCTCCGTACATTGCATATGTGGTATCGATATGCCAAAAAAGACCGAAAAGACGATACCTTATTACTTGCTGTCATCAAAGAGTTTGAACGCGATAATTTGTATTTTGAATCTGCCTTGGATTATTGCCCGGAGTTACTCGTGAAGCATGGATTTCTTACAAAAAGACGGCCTAGTCCATCCCAATGGGAAGACATTAAAATGGGATGGGACATTGCCAAACAGATGGGCCAATTAGATATTGGTCAAAGCATTGTGATCAATGACAAAGCAGTGATAGCCGTAGAAGCAATCGAAGGTACAGACCGGGCCATCCAACGCGCGGGAGAGTTATGTAAACGAGGTGGTTTTTCTGTAGTTAAAGTAGCAAAACCACAACAGGATCGACGATTTGATGTTCCCACAGTTGGTATTAAAACTCTTCAAACCATGCACGAAGCTGGTGGACGCGTTCTGGCGATTGAAAGTAAACAAACAATTATGATTGATCAGCAGGAAGTTGCAGATCTGGCAGATAAATTAGGGATTTCAATCGTATCACTCAATGAAGAAGAGCTAACTCTGCAATTAGCCAGTTAA
- a CDS encoding FHA domain-containing protein, with amino-acid sequence MIARLIPVNGGQPIVLKNDVTVVGRKSDLCDIQIDKNSISKIHCVIIKTDGLLFVRDLCSTNGTRVNGQKIIRGALLPGDELSIASTKYEVDLSGEHKEDDPPTAIHQRTEMLTAFNLEIEKDRLDSDSGNEIKLISE; translated from the coding sequence ATGATAGCACGATTGATTCCTGTAAATGGAGGCCAGCCCATCGTTTTGAAAAATGATGTGACCGTTGTCGGTCGAAAATCTGATTTGTGTGACATTCAGATTGATAAAAATAGTATCTCTAAGATTCACTGCGTGATTATCAAAACAGATGGGCTTCTGTTTGTCCGAGATCTTTGTAGCACAAATGGAACACGCGTAAATGGCCAAAAGATAATTCGTGGGGCATTGTTACCGGGGGATGAATTATCGATTGCTTCTACAAAATACGAAGTAGACCTGTCTGGGGAGCATAAAGAAGACGATCCGCCCACTGCGATTCATCAGAGAACAGAAATGCTAACGGCATTTAATCTGGAAATCGAAAAAGATCGCCTCGATTCAGACAGCGGGAACGAAATCAAATTGATTTCTGAGTGA
- the ppdK gene encoding pyruvate, phosphate dikinase translates to MSGQKYVYFFGDGKADGDATMRNTLGGKGANLAEMINIGLPVPAGFTLNTDVCIHYSKTKGEYPEGVEEQVEKALAQVEEAMGAKFGCATNPLLVSCRSGARESMPGMMDTVLNIGLNDTTVEALAKQSGNEAFAWDSYRRFVQMYGDVVLGMKGADEDPFEHALEAKREAAGVQYDSELNAVQLKELVAEFKQLIKEGTGLDFPTDPKQQIWGAIGAVFSSWDNDRAVVYRRDYGIPHNWGTACNVQAMVYGNLGDDCATGVGLTRNCSTGEPGFCGDYLINAQGEDVVAGIRTPKQIESTLSTDMPDGYKQLDDIGRKLEQHYKDVQDIEFTIQRGRVWMLQTRNAKRTGFAAVRIAVDMVNEGLVSKEQAITKKRIPADDLNQLLQPIFDPAEKEKATKEGNLLTKGINAGPGAACGHICFSAEDAEAIYNSDNSAELVLVRRETSPEDLRGMRVSKGILTALGGASSHAALVSRQMGKACIVGASELKIDNEAGTITAGDQVLKKGDWISIDGFTGEVFAGKVETKPSEIVEVLISKTMKPEDSETFQRYQQLMSWVDEIRKLKVRTNADQPDQSAEAIAFGAEGIGLCRTEHMFFHHLAEIREMIAAGDVESRTKAVNKLLPFQREDFTGIFKAMNGLPVTIRLLDPPLHEFLSDRHLEENPTLAEELANELGVTVEFIRRRVEELHELNPMLGHRGCRLGIVYPEITAMQARAIMEAACDVQSSGIDVYPEIMVPLAGFKTEFDNQAAIIRNEAEKVLQEKGVKVNYLVGTMVELPRAAICADQIAETAEFFSFGTNDLTQTTLGMSRDDYGTFIGHYRENDIVPADPFQTIDQDGVGRLMKTGVERGRGARSDLKIGICGEHGGDPASVIFCHKLGLDYVSCSPFRVPIARLAAAQAVLEENA, encoded by the coding sequence ATGTCAGGTCAAAAGTATGTGTACTTCTTCGGCGATGGAAAAGCAGATGGCGACGCCACAATGCGGAATACCCTGGGGGGTAAAGGAGCGAACCTGGCAGAAATGATTAATATCGGCCTTCCTGTACCAGCCGGTTTCACTTTGAATACAGATGTGTGTATTCACTACAGCAAAACAAAAGGAGAATACCCGGAAGGCGTTGAAGAACAAGTCGAAAAAGCACTTGCACAAGTGGAAGAAGCCATGGGTGCAAAATTCGGTTGTGCCACCAACCCGCTTCTGGTCTCCTGCCGCTCTGGGGCACGCGAATCAATGCCAGGTATGATGGACACGGTCTTGAATATTGGACTCAATGATACGACTGTCGAAGCCTTAGCTAAGCAGTCTGGCAACGAAGCATTCGCATGGGACAGCTATCGCCGCTTCGTGCAAATGTATGGTGATGTTGTACTAGGCATGAAAGGTGCAGACGAAGACCCATTCGAACATGCTTTGGAAGCCAAACGAGAAGCAGCCGGGGTTCAGTATGATTCGGAACTGAATGCAGTACAGCTAAAAGAATTGGTCGCTGAATTCAAACAGTTGATCAAAGAAGGAACCGGTTTGGATTTTCCTACCGATCCCAAACAGCAGATCTGGGGTGCCATCGGAGCGGTATTCAGCAGTTGGGATAATGACCGTGCTGTCGTTTACAGACGTGACTATGGCATCCCTCACAATTGGGGTACTGCCTGTAACGTGCAAGCAATGGTCTACGGAAACTTGGGGGATGACTGTGCCACTGGCGTTGGTCTAACTCGAAATTGCTCGACCGGAGAACCTGGTTTCTGTGGTGACTACCTTATCAACGCTCAGGGTGAAGACGTGGTTGCCGGAATTCGCACTCCCAAACAGATTGAGTCGACTTTGAGCACGGATATGCCCGATGGCTACAAACAGCTCGACGACATCGGGCGAAAGCTGGAACAGCATTACAAAGATGTTCAGGATATCGAGTTTACGATTCAACGTGGCAGAGTCTGGATGCTGCAAACTCGAAATGCAAAACGTACCGGTTTTGCTGCTGTTCGTATCGCCGTCGATATGGTCAACGAAGGCTTGGTCAGCAAAGAGCAGGCAATTACAAAAAAACGGATTCCCGCTGATGACTTGAACCAATTACTACAACCAATTTTCGATCCTGCGGAAAAGGAAAAAGCGACGAAAGAAGGAAATCTTCTTACCAAAGGGATCAATGCCGGCCCCGGTGCTGCTTGTGGTCACATCTGCTTCAGTGCTGAAGATGCAGAGGCAATTTATAACAGCGATAACTCAGCAGAGCTTGTTTTAGTTCGAAGAGAAACCAGCCCAGAAGACTTGCGCGGCATGCGTGTCTCCAAGGGAATTTTGACAGCCTTGGGTGGTGCCAGTTCTCACGCAGCCCTTGTGAGCCGTCAAATGGGAAAAGCCTGTATTGTGGGAGCTTCAGAACTAAAAATAGATAATGAAGCGGGAACTATCACAGCAGGTGACCAAGTACTCAAAAAGGGTGACTGGATCAGCATCGATGGTTTCACAGGAGAGGTCTTTGCTGGAAAAGTGGAAACAAAACCAAGTGAAATTGTCGAAGTGTTGATTTCAAAAACAATGAAACCGGAAGATTCAGAAACATTCCAACGCTATCAACAATTGATGAGTTGGGTTGATGAAATTCGAAAATTAAAAGTACGCACTAACGCCGATCAGCCAGATCAATCTGCTGAAGCGATTGCATTTGGTGCTGAAGGAATTGGACTTTGCCGCACCGAGCATATGTTCTTCCACCATCTGGCTGAAATTCGCGAGATGATTGCAGCTGGCGATGTCGAGTCCCGAACTAAAGCAGTTAACAAACTGCTTCCGTTCCAACGTGAGGATTTTACTGGAATCTTCAAGGCAATGAATGGGTTACCTGTTACGATTCGGCTCTTAGACCCACCATTGCACGAATTCCTTTCTGATCGCCACCTCGAAGAAAACCCGACGTTGGCTGAGGAACTTGCAAATGAGTTGGGTGTCACAGTTGAATTCATCCGTCGTCGTGTAGAAGAACTCCATGAACTGAACCCGATGCTTGGTCACCGTGGTTGCCGTCTGGGAATTGTTTATCCAGAAATTACAGCGATGCAGGCACGAGCCATAATGGAAGCTGCCTGTGATGTCCAGAGTTCTGGAATTGACGTCTATCCTGAAATCATGGTTCCTCTGGCTGGCTTCAAAACAGAATTTGATAACCAGGCAGCCATCATTCGTAATGAAGCGGAAAAAGTACTGCAGGAGAAAGGCGTCAAAGTCAACTATCTGGTTGGTACAATGGTTGAACTTCCTCGTGCTGCGATTTGTGCTGACCAGATCGCGGAAACAGCTGAATTTTTCAGCTTTGGAACCAATGACTTAACACAAACGACTCTCGGAATGAGCCGTGATGATTATGGTACATTCATTGGTCATTACCGTGAAAACGACATCGTTCCCGCAGATCCGTTCCAAACCATCGATCAAGATGGTGTGGGACGTCTTATGAAAACAGGTGTCGAACGAGGTCGTGGAGCTCGCTCTGACCTGAAAATCGGTATTTGTGGTGAACATGGCGGTGACCCTGCCAGTGTCATCTTCTGCCATAAACTAGGTCTTGACTATGTGAGTTGCTCTCCCTTCCGAGTGCCTATTGCCCGGTTGGCAGCAGCCCAGGCCGTCCTGGAAGAAAATGCCTAA
- the fusA gene encoding elongation factor G: MKNLDKYRNIGISAHIDSGKTTLTERVLYYSGRIHKVREVRGGDGGATMDSMDLERERGITIASAATQVQWKDTTINIIDTPGHVDFTVEVERSLRVLDGAVLVLCSVGGVQSQSLTVDRQMKRYGVPRIAFINKMDRTGADSASVIQQIEEKLHVVPLPLQIPMGEGAQFEGVIDLVTMQAVTYEGEQGEDEIFGEIPEQFKEAAEEARSAMLETLSMFSDDLMVALLEEAEVPVEDIYTVIRDATLSHEITPVMMGTAFKNKGVQTLLDAVVRFLPSPLDREISAIDLDAQQKAIKEGQEKTDSESFRTKLSHSSDKPLVAMAFKIVDETFGQLTYMRIYQGKIEKGQSYINTRTGNSTRFGRLVRMHADSREDVDCGEAGDIIAAVGMECASGDTFCSDDVNFALESIFVPEPVIRLSIEPLDRDGADRLAKAIQRFNREDPTFHVMTDEETNQTIIAGMGQLHLDVYIERIKREYKVECIVGEPRVAYRETPTIPVEYNHKHKKQTGGSGQYAHVVGQIEPIAVENDSETYEFINDISQGRIPREYIPAVDKGFQRALVKGPLCECEVVGVKATLSDGSYHDVDSSEMAFNVAGFNCMRDALKKANMALLEPIMKLEVEVPEEYQGAVSGHVAQKRGVINTSETKMGTSIFIAEVPLANMFDYANELRSMTQGKGGFSMEFSRYSQVPRNIQEEVVARRLKEKEERMATA; encoded by the coding sequence ATGAAAAATCTGGACAAGTATCGAAACATTGGAATTTCGGCTCACATTGACTCTGGTAAAACGACACTTACCGAACGAGTTCTGTACTATTCAGGACGAATTCATAAAGTACGTGAAGTACGTGGCGGCGATGGTGGCGCTACCATGGACAGCATGGACCTTGAACGTGAGCGAGGTATCACAATCGCTTCCGCAGCGACGCAGGTCCAGTGGAAAGATACAACAATTAACATCATTGATACCCCGGGTCACGTTGACTTCACTGTGGAAGTAGAACGTAGCTTGCGTGTGCTGGATGGTGCTGTGCTGGTACTTTGCTCTGTAGGTGGTGTGCAAAGCCAATCATTAACGGTTGACCGACAAATGAAACGTTATGGCGTGCCTCGCATTGCATTCATCAACAAGATGGACCGCACTGGTGCAGATTCTGCCAGCGTGATTCAGCAAATCGAAGAAAAGCTGCACGTTGTACCTCTCCCGCTACAGATCCCAATGGGTGAAGGCGCTCAATTCGAAGGTGTCATTGATCTGGTCACCATGCAAGCTGTCACCTATGAAGGTGAGCAAGGCGAAGATGAGATCTTTGGTGAGATTCCTGAACAGTTTAAAGAAGCTGCTGAAGAAGCGCGCTCTGCAATGCTTGAAACGCTCTCCATGTTCAGTGACGACTTGATGGTTGCATTGCTTGAGGAAGCAGAAGTACCTGTGGAAGATATCTATACGGTCATCCGTGACGCTACGCTTTCACACGAAATCACACCCGTTATGATGGGTACCGCATTCAAAAACAAAGGAGTTCAAACTCTGCTTGATGCAGTCGTACGCTTCTTGCCTAGCCCTCTTGACCGTGAAATCTCTGCAATTGATCTGGACGCACAACAGAAAGCAATCAAAGAAGGCCAGGAAAAGACAGATAGCGAATCTTTCCGAACCAAACTGTCACATTCTTCTGATAAACCCTTGGTAGCCATGGCATTCAAGATTGTCGATGAGACATTCGGCCAATTGACATACATGCGTATTTATCAAGGTAAAATTGAAAAAGGTCAAAGTTACATTAATACCCGAACAGGGAACTCTACCCGGTTTGGTCGCTTAGTACGTATGCATGCTGACAGCCGTGAAGATGTAGATTGCGGTGAAGCCGGTGATATTATTGCCGCTGTCGGTATGGAATGTGCCTCTGGGGATACCTTCTGTAGTGATGACGTTAACTTTGCACTCGAGAGTATCTTTGTTCCCGAGCCTGTCATTCGGCTTTCCATTGAACCACTCGACCGGGATGGAGCAGACCGTCTGGCCAAAGCCATTCAACGCTTTAACCGAGAAGATCCTACTTTCCACGTGATGACTGATGAAGAAACCAATCAGACCATCATCGCAGGAATGGGCCAGTTACACCTGGATGTTTATATCGAGCGTATCAAACGTGAATATAAAGTGGAATGTATTGTTGGTGAGCCACGTGTCGCTTATCGTGAGACTCCTACTATTCCTGTGGAATACAATCACAAGCACAAAAAGCAAACTGGTGGTTCTGGTCAATACGCTCACGTCGTTGGGCAAATAGAACCAATCGCTGTTGAGAACGATAGTGAAACTTATGAGTTCATCAATGATATTAGCCAGGGTCGTATTCCTCGAGAATACATTCCTGCTGTAGATAAAGGTTTTCAGCGAGCTTTGGTCAAAGGTCCGCTTTGCGAGTGTGAAGTGGTGGGAGTTAAAGCCACACTTTCTGATGGTAGCTATCATGACGTCGACTCATCAGAAATGGCTTTCAATGTTGCTGGTTTCAATTGTATGCGAGATGCATTGAAGAAAGCGAACATGGCTCTGCTTGAACCCATTATGAAACTGGAAGTGGAAGTTCCTGAAGAATATCAAGGGGCCGTTTCCGGTCATGTAGCACAGAAACGAGGCGTGATCAATACTTCTGAAACGAAAATGGGAACCAGTATTTTCATCGCGGAAGTACCACTGGCAAACATGTTCGACTATGCCAATGAATTACGTTCGATGACACAGGGTAAAGGTGGATTCAGCATGGAATTCTCTCGTTACTCTCAGGTGCCCAGAAATATTCAAGAAGAGGTCGTGGCACGACGTCTGAAAGAAAAAGAAGAACGCATGGCAACAGCCTAA
- a CDS encoding dihydrodipicolinate synthase family protein yields MSLQIENQQLQTVHIVTLTAFDQNDQINAEVQSAHTAKLYEAGMRVFLPGAGTSEFHSLLPEEIIELVKITREVAGSDALIFAPIGYQVGVACQTAIDAMNAGATGIMFMPFAHPYMSDRGAEEYYLSVMDAVDCPTLYYKKSDIPSDSLLLKLAADKRSIGVKYSVNQMHQFRTTVNADQNSLEWICGSAERFAPYYMLAGSGGFTSGAGNLCPHLSLAMHAAFASGEYDRGMQIQQLILPIEDYRARAGDSFNISMLKYAITLTGADFGPPRPPQRTLTAEQEKEIRELMEPILEAEKEFAQQKSPV; encoded by the coding sequence ATGAGCCTCCAAATAGAGAACCAACAGCTGCAAACTGTTCACATCGTCACTCTGACGGCCTTTGATCAAAACGATCAGATTAATGCAGAAGTACAATCTGCTCATACTGCAAAATTATACGAAGCAGGGATGCGCGTTTTTCTACCCGGAGCGGGTACCAGTGAATTTCATAGCTTGCTTCCAGAGGAAATTATTGAGTTGGTGAAAATTACGCGCGAAGTAGCCGGGTCGGATGCCCTTATCTTTGCTCCGATTGGGTATCAGGTTGGTGTCGCTTGTCAGACTGCGATTGATGCCATGAATGCTGGTGCTACAGGAATCATGTTCATGCCATTTGCCCACCCTTATATGAGTGATCGTGGTGCGGAAGAGTATTATCTGAGTGTGATGGATGCCGTGGATTGTCCGACTTTGTACTACAAAAAGTCAGACATTCCCAGCGACTCGTTGCTGCTTAAATTAGCCGCCGATAAGCGATCGATTGGAGTAAAGTACTCGGTGAATCAAATGCATCAGTTCCGCACGACGGTTAACGCAGATCAAAATAGTTTAGAATGGATCTGTGGTTCAGCCGAGCGATTTGCTCCGTATTATATGCTGGCCGGTTCAGGTGGGTTTACGAGTGGTGCAGGAAATCTCTGTCCGCATTTATCATTGGCTATGCACGCTGCCTTTGCTTCGGGTGAATATGATCGAGGGATGCAAATTCAACAACTGATTCTGCCCATTGAAGACTATCGGGCCAGAGCAGGGGATAGTTTCAATATCAGTATGCTGAAATATGCGATTACTTTGACAGGCGCAGATTTCGGTCCACCACGCCCACCGCAGCGAACACTCACTGCTGAGCAAGAAAAGGAGATTCGGGAATTAATGGAACCGATTCTCGAGGCGGAAAAAGAGTTCGCGCAACAAAAAAGCCCCGTTTGA